ATGCGGGCTGATGTCCAGCGCCCGCCTGCCATAGACCAGCGCCCTGGCCGGCCGCTGCAGGCGCATCATGGTGAGCGACAGGTTGAGGAAGACAGGCAGCTTGAGGGCCGAGATCTGGCTCTTCTCCTCCTCGTCCGCCGGCTCACGGTTCGAGAGGACGGCGATGGCCTGCAGcaccgagagagagaggaagggagggaggctGGACTCTccatgttgtttttattattattaaatctgtTAGTGTTAAAGAGGtcacaaaataatgtactgACCTCGGAAAGCCGTGACCCCTGACCTTATCTATACCCGCGCCGCTCGCGATCTCAGTACCTGCTTGTAGCGGTCCTTGGCGTCCTCGTAGCGGCTCTGTCGGAACAGCCGGTTGCCGAAGCTCCTCTGTGTGTTGACCACGCTCAGCACGGTGGGCAACGGGACGCCACTCTGCTGCTCCTGCGAGAGGCCCGGGTTCGAGAACCACGAGAGGGGAGAGACACGGACACGGCAGGcttagaaaagaaaaagtaacgGGGGCAGGGGCTCAGCACTGCGCCCCGTCCGCAGGAAGTGCGTCCAGACAGGAGCACATCAGACAAGAGAGCCGGTGGCGGACGAAAAAACAGGTGGACACTGTTCTGTGCGTCCCGCTTTGGTTTTCAAATCATGAGCTCAACGCAGACTAGTGCTCAGATTGTCTTCTTCACAAAGGGGCCTCACCAGACTGAGGGCGAAGAAATCGTCCACCTCGGCGGAGTCCAGGAAGTCGATGAGCTGCACCTCGAACAGCACGGTGGCGCCAGGCGGGATGAGCGGGGGGCAGCCCATGGGCCCGTAGGCGTACCTGGGCAGGAAGAGGAAGCGGGAGAACTCGCCCCTCCTCATGGTCAGCAGGCCTACCTCCAGGCCCCACAGCGTCACATCTGGACAGGGGGAGAGACGGACTTTAGAGGTTTGACGTGGGCGGGACGGCCCATCCTGCCAAAACCCATTCAGACTCGAGGGGTGGGGAGGCGGGCACCCTGGGGTGAGACACTTCCTGCCATCCACAACCCCGACCAGCCAACACGACCCCCATTACGTACGATTCCCAGTTTGAAACCTCGCCTCGAACCCACCTCTCCCCAGCTTCATCAGCCCCGGATACTTCTGGTAGCGGTTGGATTCAAATGGTCTGTCCGAGTACTCCAGATAGGCAGAGAAATGATCTGGGTAAGaacaaaattaaactaaaataaataaataacggtGAGACTGACGAtgacgcacgcacgcacgcacggacAGTCCAGTCTGAGATAAGGGAGCAGGACTCCTCACATACGACCGAGGCATTTTCCGGCACCGGCTGGCCCATGCCCGGCTGGATCACCTCCTTCAGGATGCCCCCGTCTCCCACCAGGTCCTGCATCTGCCGGGCCAGGCGCTGGTACGGACTCTGAGAGGCACAGACGGACAGAGGGACCAGAGAGCAAAGGTTACAATATCACAGATAGATAGGAAGGCCCAGCATGTTCCGCAGAGCCACGTCAGCACTAGTGGTGGATCAGCCCGTTACTTCAGGTAGGACTGTCCTAGACTAGTGCCACTCGAGGTCTGTGAAACCTAGAGAGTTTAAATCAGGATGCTCCACAAACGCAGGGCAGGGGCGTCTGGGCTGGAGGACGCTGTGCCGAGTCTGTGACAATGTGGGGTTGACTCAAGTCAACGAGAAAAACAACAGGAAGTCCACTTGTACACTTGGGGACAGCGGTTTCTACAGGTGCCACTAAATAATCATTTTTTATTCGGCACCTAAACACAACCACACCAAGAAAGTGCCACAAAAGCATCCCATGACCAATGACGTGGTGCAGGCGGCCACCCCTGGGACCCCCTTATTACTGCACCCCTGCCACACGGGGTAGATGTAGAGAAGTCCCGCCTAAAGTCCGCACCACCGCACATGTACCGCAAACACAGAGGCGGATTTACAACGTGATGCACCTGCACCTGCTTTCCAACGTCGCGCCATTTCAAGGTCAATGCAGTTTATTTGAGCCGGTGTTTTAATAACGCAGCGGATGCGATGTTTTGCCTGGAAATAGCGCTGATTTAATCGCGTTACTAAATCATAATAAAGGACAGAGTGACGTGTTCATTTCAAAACGGGCTTTATCGGCCACAGCAGGCTCTGATAACACCAATGCAAACACCTACATAGAGCCAATAGGGGTCATTTCCCATGAAAACGCGTTGTGTCAAAACGCTGACAGCACACatgcattattatgattatcagTATGAATAAGAGCATTATTacagtgagggccggcgcgtcCCCGGGCTCACCTGCGCTGCGGCCGGCCTCGGGCGCTCTGGCTCCGGGTTCAGGAACTGCTGGACGTGTCGCGACAGGCCGTTGGTCGACATGGTGCCACTGCGGAGAGGGCGCTCACTCGGTCgtgtgtttttgcttttaatatGAACAATGGCCGatatgtgtgcgtgtttgtcgTGTTATTGGAAGTGGCTCGGCTCGGTACCGATCCGCCCTCAGCGCCGCCGTCCCGCCCAATGAGCCTCCGTGCCGCGGCGGGGGAGCGGCCCAATCGCGGCGACCCAGACGAGACTTCCCGAGAGTTCAGCCGAGTCCGAGTAGCGTCTGTACTGCGGTACTCAAAGTGTACTCAGAGGTGTAATGGACTATGTTTGTATTGGAGCACTGATTTTATAAAGCATCCAAACTCATACAAATGCCTCAGATAAAGTCACCTATAACTGAACTGATAATAGTattaggaataataataatacatattgtatTGGAACCTATAATCCATAAcgcaattcatttttttatgaaattaataaacagacacaaaatGTTGCAATGCAGAAGAATATACACCATCCCTGGGCCAACATTATGTTTCTCCAGGAATCAATTATTAGGAGCACTTTAGGGCAAATGAACGTCAGTtttcatgctctctctctctctctctctctctctctctctctctctctctctctctctctactgccCACGTCTTCCAGGCCAGGTGGGCCACAACCGTCACAGGAGTCTGATTCACTTTCAAATGGTTTTGCAACAGGTTGGATGTGTCTTCTCTACACGTTCAGGTATATGGCATTGattaagaacaaacaaacaagggtATGATAAGCGTCTCCTCTCCTGCACTATCATCTCAACAGTTTCGGTTCTCCAGACGCACGGTGCATCCTAACAGGTTGTAACGATGGGCATCAGGCTCAAGGGGctgtctttgcttttttttccaatttcagGATTCAACGACTTCATTAATGAATCCCATTATTTGCTCCGTTGGTTCCCCACCGACTACGGATGTCGTGGTGATGTTAGGTGAGGCCGGAGGTATCTGGGATATGCCCCGAGGCACAGTTCTGCATCTGTCatgtcaattaaataattagagCCAGTTTAGGAGGTGAGAGCCTTCAGTGTGGTGCCTTCAGAGGGTCGTCTCTGTTCTTCAGCAGCTTTTGGAACATCCCCAAACAGCGGTGAAAATATTTGCCTTCTTCAGTGTAAATCTTTAACCGGGGCGGCGGCTGAAGGGAAACACAACATTGGACCGTGACCACCTCCCCCAGCCCGCTCCCTGTGTACAGACCTGACGTAGGAGCGCCTGCTCTGGACAAACACGTTTGGGAGCAGTCACGGCGCCGGTGCGTGGCAGTGCTGGGTGGGCCCAGTCTGATAAGCCACCATACCTGAAGGTCACTGCAGTCCCGGGCAGAGAggaaaacagcagcagcagtttctcGGCGTCTCACAGCCAAACACGGAGAAGACGCACAACCTGCTGGGGAGAACCTTCCTGCGATCTGGAACACAGGCATCTCCAGGGCCCCAGAAGGCACCTTTGCACAGTGACCCAGTCCAGACACGCCACAGCACTTTTTTCCTCTTCCTTAGGAGAGGACTGGGGGGTCTTGTCAGCGTTGAGCATCAGTCGGTCTGCAGCTGAACATCGCTCCCTATATCAGCCGACACTTTGTGGATCCCACCGAAGGGGTCAGGAGTACGGTGGCAGGGGGGAAAGGGGTGAAGGTGGCAGTGCCAGGGGGCTGAGGATGGCGCGGCGGCCGAGCCTGGAGTCCCTGGAGAACCAGCTGCTGTGCCCGGTGTGCCTGGAGGTGTTCGCCGAGCCGCTGATGCTGCAGTGCGGCCACTCCTACTGCAAGTCCTGCGTGCGCTCCATGACCCTGGACCCCTTTGGCCAGCTGCAGTGCCCCGTATGCCGCTGCGAGGTGGACGGTGACAGCCCCCCACCCAACGTCACACTGGCCCGCATCGTGGACGCCCTGCGGGAGCTGAGCGGCGCCCAGCCCGAGACGGAGACCTGCCTGCAGCACCACAACCCCCTGAGCCTGTACTGTGAGGACGACCACGCGGTCATCTGCGGGCTGTGCGGCAGCATCGGGGCTCACCGCGGGCACAAGATCACGCCACTCGGCAGCGTCTACAGCCGCATGAAGGTACCCCCCTCACCCCCACACTCAGCAGCACGGACAGGGCAGCACGGACAGGGCAGCGCCACGGGTCAGTGGGGGGGATTCAACAAATTCAAATCCGAGTCTTCCTTCAGAACAGCTGGTATTTATGTCTCCAGAGAACGGGAATGGAGTTTTCCAGTCAGGTGTCCTGGAATCTGAGCTCAGCAAGAAAGCAGTGAGGGGTAGATTGGTTTAGCGGTGGAAGCAGGGATCGAGGTGGCATTATTTTACAGCTGCCAGCGATGCTCTTAGTGCCGAGCTGTCTGTGTCGTCTACCCTGTGAAGTTAAAGCTGTGAGCCTGAGTGGACGCTTCTGAGaagcaaaaagcaaaacacacaaaGCCCTTTGAAACAAAGGAAAAGTACCAGCCGCAGTGGGAAGGTTTCTTTCCGGACTCCGGGGCGCCAGGGCAGAAACAAAGCCCGCACTGATTCCTGCGTCAGTAACAGACCAGCAGGACGGTCAGAGTTCACAGGCCgtcgctgttattgtgaagctCCAGAACGGCATTGTTTCCCGAGCCGGACCAACGGCCGTTATCTCCTCGGCGGCCGCGATAAGCCGGGCAGGGAAACATCACCGAGCGAGCGGCCCGTTTGAAACCGCAGCCCCGGTGGCTCCCCCGGGCTCCCTGTGAAAAAGGGCCTTTCTTCCCCTCAGTAACATAAACCGAGTAGCCTGATGAAAGCCCGGGTCTTGTTCATAAGATTATGTTGCTTTTCGGGAGGGGGGTTTCATTAGCATAAGGACAAAACTGCGACTGGATGAAGCTGAAGTGTGTGTTTCCACAGTGGCGTTAATTATAAGATTTCTTGGccgcattttcagttatttgttTAGCTTCGTTTGCATAGTGGGGCTGGGGGGAAGCCAGGACAGCTGCCCAGCGCAGGCAGTGCTGGCATACAGGGGGCTGGGAGGGGGCCGTGTTTCTCCAGTGGGGCTcactgcctgtctctctctctctgcccccaaCAAAGGAGGACATTTCCTGTCTGATGACGGAGCTGCAGACACAGAAGCGGAAGCTGGAGCAGCAGATCTGCAAGATGGCCTACAATAAATCCCGCATAACCGTGAGCGCCAGCGAGGCCCGCTGCCCGAGCCCGACCGCttcataaatacacaaacaaacaaattaataaatacacaaacaaatgaatacaaatacaaatagtctCAAGATTTCTGAGTTTCAACCTTTAGGATTTTCACTCCCCTACATTTTCTCCAGACTCTCCCCCCCGACAGTGaaaatcaaaaaatatataatctataagattaaaaaaatatatacatatataataaataataataataataataataataataatcatagttcTAAGCAGCACTTAAACTGAGTCGGGGTAAAGTGTGGAATTTCTGCATTTTCCAgtgatttttataattttttattgggATCCCTCTGGCAAGGTGTTTTTGCttccctctctatctctccctcaatcattcactctctccctccctccccctcactgttccctctttctcttctctcttcctccgttccctctcccctctcccctctccgaTAGAACGAGTCAGACGTGTTCAAGTGGGTGATCCGGAAGGAGTTCGGGGAGCTGCGCCGCTGCCTGGAGGTGGAGGAGGCCCGGTTCATGGAGACGGTGGAGAGCAAGGCGGCCGCCCTCCTCGGCTCCATACAGGGCCAGGTGGACGAAATGACGCAGGTGCTGGGCAAGTTCCAGGAGGCCGAGGGGACGCTGGAGCGGCTCAACAACGAGAGCCACCTGGGCTTCATCGCAGTGAGTCCGGGGCAGGGACAGGCACAGGAGCGCGGGGCGGTGAGGGGCGAGGGGTTAGGACAAGTTAACGACTTGGACATCAATGTTGGACATAAGTGACAGCGTGTTTGTGTTTCCCTTACAGAAGTACGGATCCATCGCCCCTCGGTGAGTCAGCCCGGCTCCCCGTCTCGCTCGGTGTCTTCCTGGGGTCTCTGGCGTCAAGGCAGTGTGTTCACGTGTGCTCATGGGAGCCCGTCTTTCTCTCCGCCCCTCTGTCTGTCGGTCACAGGTTCAGAGAgtcgcagcagcagcagcagagaggAGAGCGGACCTACAGCGCCATCGCCTTCAAGCCCGGTTTCCACCACGACGACATCAAGATCACCGTGTGGAAGAGACTGCACAGGAGGGTCCtgccaggtgagagagagcccGGCGCCCAGGGGACACAGCGCTGCGTGCAGGTGGACTGTACCAAGGTCAGCTGCTGGTTGGCTGCTCCTCTTGACAGGAGAATGTGACACACAACTGCATCAGTGTCAGAGTAATGAGCGAGAGTCAGTGACAACAATCTGTATTAAACAGGACTGCTAAATGACCATGTAAAAGCTGGTGGGTTAGTACTTAATGCCTGGCGTCTCCCTGCCTCCCTatccccctgtctctctctgtgtccctgtgttcCCATtcccctgtctctctgtgtccctgtgtccccATCTCCTGTCTGTGTCCCTATGTCACCACCCCCctgcctctctgtgtttctgtctgtgtccccatccccctgtctctctgtgtcccggTCGCCCCATCCCCCCCGTCTCTCTGTGTTCCCATCTCGTGTCCCCCTCCTTCTGTCCCTCTGTTTCCCTGCCGTCCCCCCAGCCCCGGAGCATCTGAAGCTGGACCCGCTGACTGCCCACCCCATGCTGCAGCTGAGCCACAGTGACACAGTGGTTGAGTGCGGTGCGGTGCCCACCCGGCACCCCAACAACCCCGAGCGCTTCAGCTACAGCTACTGCGTCCTGGCCACCCGCGGCTTCTCCTCTGGCAAGCACTACTGGGAGGTGGGCGTGGAGGGCAAGCCCAAGTGGCGACTGGGGCTCGTCAAGGGCACCACCGGGCGCAAGGGCAAGCTGCCCAAGAGCCCGGAGAGCGGTGTGTGGCTGATCGGGCTCAAGGAGGGCCGCCTGTATGAAGCCTTTGCCACCCCCCGCGTTCCCCTGCCCCTGTGCGCCCAGCCGGCTAAGATTGGCGTGTTCCTGGACTACGAGAAGGGCGAGATCTCCTTCTACAACGCGGACAGCCCCCACGAGCTGGGCTTCCTCTACAAGTTCCAGGCGGAGCTGCAGGGCAAGGTGTACCCCCTGCTGGACGTATGCTGGCACGGGAGGGGTGCCAACAAGCAAGCGCTCACCCTCCTGCAGCCCCCTGCCGACAGGTAGAGGGGCGCTTCTGCTGTAGACTCTGTGCGGGAGGCTCTCGCTGGCCTGGCCCACTCTCACTGAGCAGAACATTGCTTCGCAGGCCTGAAATGCAGACCAGGGCTCATTTTAAACACCAGTCCTGGTAAAGGGGTGGCTGGGTCATCCTAAAAGCTGCCTGGAGGCGCCCGGAGATCACATAGCCTACTAAAACCTGCCCGGAGGTGCCTGTTGGCACTAGGTGACGCCCAGAGATCAAAgacaataactttatttttatttaagtccAGTTGGCGACAGCAAAACATGATTAAGCCAGGAGATCAGCAGACATGATCAAGGACATATCAAGCAATACAAAGCAGTCacatcccagctaacacacaacgttgccacaacgtaaattacttttattttattttaaattgttattattattagtagtagtattaatgcTGTATATGTAATTTAAGGGGGTAAGCTGTGCATCATATatgaaataatagtaattggacttaaataaaaagaaagttatTGTCTTTGATCTCTGGGCGCCACCGGGCAGGTTTTAGGACGACCGGATCCCGGTAAAGGGGTGGCCTAGCAGAGGCTGGCTAGGGAGTAGGCCGGGCCGagtgagaaacacacacacacacacaaaaccttCAAGAGGAGTTACAGGAGGTCGTTCAGCTCTCTTTAATATAATTACTTACTTCAGACATGCGAGAAGAGTGAAGCCAATTTCAGTGAAGTGAATCATCAGttcaattaaccaattagaAGCTCACAGGGGGCTGAGGGCTGCTGGCAGAGAACATTCTGGACTggatccccctctccctctccggaCTCTGCACCCTTGGCTGCCACTAGAGGACACTGTTGTCAGTGGCCACAGAACAACGAATAAGTCCCAAATTCAAATTGTAATTtatgttatgctactttgcatGCGAGAGCTCGTTGTGCATGATGTGTGACTGGACATGTTTTTAATAGTAGGGTGCTCGTTATCATCAGTGAGTTTGCATTAGAAGTAGCAGCAGTATAATTTAGATTAGAAGAGGAATGCATCAGTAATAACGTGTCTGTGTAGCACAGGAACTGGAGGAGTTAATGTTGAGACGAGATAAAGATAATGCAAGAGAGCAAGAATGGATGTTCTCCATTGCAGACTAATAATATACTACAATTTAAATTATCACTGATATTAACCTACATACTACTTTGAAAATAACATAGATCCATTATTATGATTGCAGAGACTCTCACCAGGATAACTCGTGATTGATTGTATTTAAAGGAACATACTTATGCCAGCAGTTTGTGTAGAGTGACAGGGTGTGTGTTTAGTGAAGATGACTCTGCATGTGGGAGTTATAATACAAGGCACATCACGGGATTGTAGATTGTATATGCAAATATTTAAACTGACTAACCGTTCACCTGTGGAGTGGATATGGTGTCATTTATCAGGTTTATAAAAACTAAATGTGGACAATTGAAGCCCTGTTACTGTGATTAGATGCTGGTTTTGGAcacttcattcattttgtgttgttgttgttatccaCCTCTCAGCCTAGGAAATGAAAACTTCCTtgaattgattattatttttttattaaaaaaggtAAACTGAAATATCTGTACAAGAAGAGAAGTCCCTCAGTTCTGCATATACAAGATTCCTTCCACCATTTGTTCATTGTTTTAGCacatttattatgatgattaccGATCCTTTAATAACAAAGGATTCCTGTCTGGAATTAATCACGATTAGCACAGAGCCCAGCCCCAGGGCCAGACGTCTCAATCCTAGTGATCGATGAAGCAAGCTGCACGTTTGGCTTCCACAGCTGTGTACAATCCTCACATTGCTACGACAGAGAAAGAACGATGtgcgagagtgtgtgtgtgaggtactGAGCAGgctgcacagcaacacaacAACCAGCACCGGTCTGCTTAAaaccatgtaaaataaatgctgtaacTCAAGTTtgcaaagagaaaaacaaaccaaatacaCAAACGAAAAAAGGTTTTCAACTTTGGGGCAAAATAAACCAAATCTGGAACAGAGCAGGACAAACAAAGCCGAATCTCAGGCTGGGGACTGGCGGGTGCTTGGCTCTGTCAGCTCAGTCACACCACACAAAATGACAATCATGTAcattacaataaacaaaaccaatGTCCGCCCCAACCCCTTGTTCCGTTACTTCATTAAACCCCAAATTCGACAATTTATTATTAGCTTAAGACATTTTTAATGGTTTGTAGCTCACAAAAgcaaagaggaaaataaaaaatacgtTTTCGAGTTTCCCACAGTTTTgtcgttgtttttttaaaggccaTGAGACGATATTAAGACGGTGATAGTGACCCATTCTGGCCTCGCTCGGGAAGCGGCCGCACACGGGACGACCCAATCAATCTAAAACGGGCCAACATTCAAAACCAAACGGTCAACGCTCTTTCTACACGTTTGCGGTTGCAGTGTATAATCACAACGAACCCTTCCATACCGCCAGTATCTTGTCTGTAAGCCTGGGaccatttacattacatttgtatgtgACGGTCATCATTTCCTGCCATTATGTCACAATGCAAAACCTGTAGAGTGCAACGGTCAATCTGTACCCCCCGCATGCCACAGGAATCGAACTGCCCCACTGTGGAGCTTCGGCTGGTGGCTGCTTTACTCTTCCCGAGGAGGACAGCGGTGACATCTGTACAGGAGGCCGTGTCTTGTTGTGCGGTAAAAGTCACCAATCCCTGATGTGTGGGACCGGTTGACAATACATGGTTTCCACAGTGTGTGACCAGAACACAACAACACGACGGCGAGAACAGGGGCCAGTTGGGTCAGTCCACTTGGATATCGAAAGCAGGAAGAAACCAAAGTTAATAGAAGTCAGTGAAAGTAATTGTATACAACGTGCTTTTCCAATCTTTAAATCTTATAAGGCCGATCCTCAGCAGTTTTGGCCACACATGGTCAGATTGATTAAGCTACTGCATGGCTACTACACATTGGATACCAACCACAACACTATCACTCATTCAGTCACGGCCTTCGTCCATTCATTCAATCGTCTCAGATTCTTCACACATCCTAGTTTTGCAGGAAGTAAACATTTGATGCTGAAGCAAACCTCTCCCTGAAAGAGGCACACCCCCACAAATGTACCGGCCAGCGGTCGCGGTGCACAGGTGAGAAAACGGGCCCGGTGCAGCTGGGCGATATAGGGATAAACTGCGCTTTCACCGACCGGTGCTGGTGGGGATCTTACGAGTCAGAGGTGCAGAATCGGATGTGACCCGAGGGCAGTGCGTTGTGCGGGTTTATACACCAGGCCTAGCTGCCCGGTTCTGGTGCACCGGACCTGCTCCTCAAACACTGAATCTAGATTTCTAGACGTCTATCACTGCCGGTTTACATAAGAGGTCTTGTGTTGTGTGTAGACGTCTGCACATCTCTACTGAGTACAGAGAGGAGTCCCGTTCCCGGTGGCATGTCGGGGGACTTGCTCAAAAGGCACCGCGTGTGAGGAGCACGATAGAGAGACGGCTTCAGGAGCAGCGCCAGTGATGTCTCACCTAGCTTGGCAAGGGGACAACATGTCCAGTAAAACTCCAGGGAGGTGCTGACAGGAGTCCAGCACAAGGCCAGGCTGTAAAGGGAGGAGTCTCACAACGCTGGAAGAAATCTCTGCACTGGGTCGGCAAAACTAGTTAATAGTTTACAGCAGAACACAAATATTATTACACAAATACCTTtgcttattattaatattattagtagtagtatcagTATTGCTGCTGTTACATTTGAAAACAACACACCACAGTGTGTTAAGGCCAGCGCGTCGCTCAGGCACCGCTCAGCGTCTGGCTTCAAGAATCAGGTGAGAAAGGCACGGCACCGTGGAGTCCGAGCCCCTGCTGCTGTAGAGGGCGGACCTCAGGATGAGGCTGCCCGGCCCAGGAGAGAACGATCATCATCAGCTCCACGGCTCTAATAACAAGGCACAGTGTGGCGGAGGGCGCGGCGGGGGGGCGCTCTCTCGATCTGGATCTATAAAGGCAAGGCCAGCGCCCGGGAGCGCACAGCCGGATCTGACCTTCAGCTCAGAGCAATGAAATCAACGTTCCCAAATGAGCGGGAATTCAGTAGAGAGTAATGTACAGCTCTTGCATCATtgctataattattattgctattatttgGCTCCAACTCCAACACGGTCACCGACACCGGACCAAAACCCTGCGTTCCTTCTCAACACGCCCCCAGCGTTGCGCGCACTCCAGGGCGTGTCAGATCACGCGTGAACACGACTGCCACACCAAGCCAGCAGCTCTCCTCAGGTATgataaaacaaaaggaaatacTGCAAATTGCACTAAAAGCTCAAATCACCTTCTTAAAACCCTTTTAAAGAAAGTAAAGTTTGAAGGTGCACTGcaatattataaaaaataaatacaaataaataaactgatatGATCATGAGCACGAGTTTCAAAGTCTGTCAGTTGCGGACATGGCGCTGTTCCAATGTGTGAttgttcttcatttttttttttcgtgaaGCCAGTGTCAGGTGCCGGCAGCGGGGGCGTCCATAGACTGTGGGGGTCTGGAAGGCTGAGCAGAGGAACGTTTTGTGAAGGTCAGGGGGGGACAGGAAGGCCAGTCACATGACGAGGAGTCACAGTCAGAGTCTGGGGTCTACAGGCCGCCCCCGTGATGCCCAGAGGGAACTTGAAGGAGCTAGCCTTTGGTTTGGAAGGTAGAAATCTGTAGAAGGCcactggtgagtgtgtgtgtgtgtgtgtgtgtgtgtgtgtgtgtgtgtgtgataatgtgtgtagtgtgtgtgtgtagtgtgtgtatgtatgtgtatgtatgtgtgtgttgtcgTCACAGAGCCTCTCAGGACCGGAAGACGTGCACGGCCCGCACCACGTACTGCCGGCAGATTGGGCACTCGCTCATGCGCT
This sequence is a window from Amia ocellicauda isolate fAmiCal2 chromosome 22, fAmiCal2.hap1, whole genome shotgun sequence. Protein-coding genes within it:
- the fkbp6 gene encoding inactive peptidyl-prolyl cis-trans isomerase FKBP6, whose amino-acid sequence is MSTNGLSRHVQQFLNPEPERPRPAAAQSPYQRLARQMQDLVGDGGILKEVIQPGMGQPVPENASVVYHFSAYLEYSDRPFESNRYQKYPGLMKLGRDVTLWGLEVGLLTMRRGEFSRFLFLPRYAYGPMGCPPLIPPGATVLFEVQLIDFLDSAEVDDFFALSLEQQSGVPLPTVLSVVNTQRSFGNRLFRQSRYEDAKDRYKQAIAVLSNREPADEEEKSQISALKLPVFLNLSLTMMRLQRPARALVYGRRALDISPHHAKALFRCGQAHLEMGDYEEARDFLVQAQVERPFDTDINDLLKKLASCYKDYTEKEKQMCVKMFSSLRAVSEK
- the LOC136717740 gene encoding E3 ubiquitin-protein ligase TRIM50-like; amino-acid sequence: MARRPSLESLENQLLCPVCLEVFAEPLMLQCGHSYCKSCVRSMTLDPFGQLQCPVCRCEVDGDSPPPNVTLARIVDALRELSGAQPETETCLQHHNPLSLYCEDDHAVICGLCGSIGAHRGHKITPLGSVYSRMKEDISCLMTELQTQKRKLEQQICKMAYNKSRITNESDVFKWVIRKEFGELRRCLEVEEARFMETVESKAAALLGSIQGQVDEMTQVLGKFQEAEGTLERLNNESHLGFIAKYGSIAPRFRESQQQQQRGERTYSAIAFKPGFHHDDIKITVWKRLHRRVLPAPEHLKLDPLTAHPMLQLSHSDTVVECGAVPTRHPNNPERFSYSYCVLATRGFSSGKHYWEVGVEGKPKWRLGLVKGTTGRKGKLPKSPESGVWLIGLKEGRLYEAFATPRVPLPLCAQPAKIGVFLDYEKGEISFYNADSPHELGFLYKFQAELQGKVYPLLDVCWHGRGANKQALTLLQPPADR